The DNA region GGTCGACGAAGGCGATCGAGGTGCCGGGCTTGATCTTGGCGATCGCCTCCTCGCCAGCGGGGCCGGTCTTGGCGGCATCGGTGCCGTTGCAGTACTTGAAGCCCTCGACCACCTTGACCTCGTCGGCGCAGTAGGTCTCGGGGTCGTTGGTGAACCACTGGGTGTGGTAGGTCCCCGAGCCGTAGCGCACCGACTGCAGGACCGGCACCGCGCCAGCCTGGTCCTCGGCCTGGACCATGCCGATCGGGCCGAGCATCGCGACCTGCGCCTGGTCGGACTTCATCGCCACGATCGCGGCGGCGTAGCTCTCGGTGACCTCGGCGCGTACCGGGATCCCGATCTTGTCGCTGAGGAACGACTCCAGGCCCTTCGCGCTCTGCGTGATCGAGTCGACGTCGCCCGAGGGCACCAGCGAGAGCACGATCTCCTCGGGATCCTCCGCGGGCGCGGCGCTGTCCTCACCACTGCCACAGGCGGCGAGCGAGAGGGCGAGCGATGCGGCGGCACCGACCGCCAGCAACCGGTTCCTGGGGGTTCTCAACATTGGACAGACTCCTTGAGGGGGTGAGCTGCGATGAAGGATGACGGGTCACTCGACCAGTCCGAGACTGCGGGGTACAGGTCCACGAGTGATCCTGCACGAACATGAGCTGGTCCTTGCCGGCGGTCGAAGGCATCAACGTACGCAGCAACACAACCACGCTCGACGGCGGGAGCCAGGTCATTGCGCCAGATGTCGCCGACCGACATCAACCACTCGGGGGCGTCGGCGGCGCCCGCGGCATCGAGGAAGGCATCCAGGTGCCCCTTCATCCGGGTCGGCTTGAGCGCGTCGGTGCGCACCTCGTCGACCACGCCGCCCAGGCCGAGGTGCTCCAGGATCGCGTCCAGCCCGCTGCCGGGCGAGTTGGTCAGGATCACCCGGTGCGCGTCGATCCCGGCGAGCAGATCGGTCAGCCCGTCGGGTGTGTGGATGTCCCCCGGGCACTCGCTCATCTCCGCCCTGCTCAGGACGTACGCAGCGCTCAACTGTTCCTCGGTGACCCCGGCGGCCAGGCCCAGGATCTTGACCGCCTCATAGCCGTCCTGAGCGCCTGTGAGCGTCTTCGGGGCACTCTCGGGCAGCCGCTTCCCCAGGAAGGCCTCAGCGGCCTCCAGGAGCGCCTCAGGGACGGCGGTGAGGGCCGCCACCCTCTCGGCGTAGAGAAGCACCGGAGTGTCTCCGAGACACACCGTGCCGTCCAGGTCCAGTACCAGCACCGGCCGAGGCAACGCATCCACCTTCCAGGGGCGCGGGCCGTCGGGGTCAGCCCTGCGCAACGCGATTACGTGATAACTGGAACGTAGGTAAAGACGCTTCAGGACGCAAGCAGCAAACGCTTGATGTCACACGCTATTTACTGCAATGCACGATATCGACTCGGGCCGCCTCACAGGCCCAAGCCGGCTTCGGCGCGCCGCGGGTCAGGCGAGGGCAGACCCGGCCCGGTATTCCTCGTAGGGGGTGTTCCAGTCGCCCCAGCCGTTGCTGAAGGTCATCTCGCGGTTGGTCCCGACGGTCTCGACGACGTCGCCGCGACGGGTCATGTCGTAGAGGAACTTGGCGTTCTCGTCGCTCATCCCGGTGCAGCCGTGGGAGACGTTGGCGTTGCCCTGCTGCGCGACCGACCAGGGCGCGCCGTGGATGAACTCACCGGAGAACGTGAGCCGCATGGCCCACTTCACGCCCTCCATGTTGTAGTACTCCCGGTCGCCCTCGTTGATCCCGATGGTCTCGGAGTTCATGGTCTTGCGCTTGAACTTCTCGATGATCACCTTCACGCCGCTTCGGGTGATGAACCCTTCCTTGCCGGTCGTGATCGGGATGGTCTTGATCTTCTGCCCGTTCTTGAAGACGTCCATCTGGTGGGTCTGCGCGTTGGCCCGGTAGATGTGCGCGTCGCCGGTCTTGAAGGTGATCTCACGGTTCTTCTGGCCGAAGATGCCGCCGCCCGCGGGGACCGAGTTGATGTTGAGCTTCACGTTGATCGTGGAGTTCGCCTGCCAATAGGTGCGCGGACGGTAGTGGACCTCCTTGTCGCTCACCCAGTACCAGGACCCCTCCTGCTCGGGCGTCGACTCGACCAGCATCTTCTTCTCGAAGGCGGCCTTGTTCTTCACCGGCAGGTCGTACGTCACGATGATCGGCATCCCGACGCCGACGGTCTCCCCGTTGAGCGGTGCGATCGACGGGTAGGTCTGGCGGTCCAGGCCGAGGTCCTCGGTGGAGAAGGTGATCTGGCTCTTCTTCTGCAGACCGTCGTCACCGGTCGCGGTGACCGCGAGCGTGTAGGAGGCGGTCGGCTCGAGCACCTCACCTGCGCTCCAGCTCAGGCCGTCCTCGGTGATCGTGCCACGCACCTTGGTGCCCTTGGCCCCGGTCAGCATCACCTCGTCGAGCCGCCCCTTGGCCACGTCGACCTTGACCACCTTGTCGACCGCGACCCCGGTGGCCTCGTTCTCGACGTTGGGCGTGATCTGCACCGTCGGCTCGGCGGGCTTCTTCGGCTCCTTCGACGCCGGGTCGGCCCCGCACGCGGCGAGCACGGGGGTCAGGACCGCGGTCGCGGTGGTCAACAGCACCCCCCGACGGGCCAGCAGGGACGGGCGGCGAAACGGTGACTGCGTTGACACGGTGAGACTGCTCCAGACCTGAAATTGTGAACCCAGCGCTCTGAACCGGGAGGCGGGCGCGATAACCCTATCGGGCATTGCCAAGAGCCGCCCAAGAACGGCAGCGGGGCCCGATCCGTGGTGGATCGGGCCCCGCTGTATAGGCGTCGTCCGGCGCGTGCGATCGCAAGGCGTGGGTGCGAAGGCGACCTTCAGGGCGAAGCCGGTCGTCGAGCGCCCACAACGCAGCGAGCGTGCGTGCCGGGCGGCGCCTAGTGCTTGAACTCGCCTCGGTAGTACTCAAAGTTCCAGCCGGCGGTGGCCAGCATGCCGAGCACGGCGGCGATGATGACCAGCCACCAGGCGGCCATCGCGACGGCCAGGACGACCAGACCGAAGGTGAGGCCGGCCCACAGCGGCCACCAGGAGAACGGCGGGAAGAAGCCGTACTCGCCGGCGCCCTCGGCGATGTCCCCGTCCTCGCG from Nocardioides luteus includes:
- the phnD gene encoding phosphate/phosphite/phosphonate ABC transporter substrate-binding protein, which translates into the protein MLRTPRNRLLAVGAAASLALSLAACGSGEDSAAPAEDPEEIVLSLVPSGDVDSITQSAKGLESFLSDKIGIPVRAEVTESYAAAIVAMKSDQAQVAMLGPIGMVQAEDQAGAVPVLQSVRYGSGTYHTQWFTNDPETYCADEVKVVEGFKYCNGTDAAKTGPAGEEAIAKIKPGTSIAFVDQGSASGYYYPATQWSQVTGGDALVDLDAQFAGDHDAAVLAVARGDYPIGVSFDDAREEVAADEPKVASEVVVFAYSTEIPNDGIVVAGGLSKELRTKVTDAFTAMAKDPKGLKTLEAVYEIEGLEKVDTAALKKAKSVEENFGE
- a CDS encoding HAD family hydrolase: MLVLDLDGTVCLGDTPVLLYAERVAALTAVPEALLEAAEAFLGKRLPESAPKTLTGAQDGYEAVKILGLAAGVTEEQLSAAYVLSRAEMSECPGDIHTPDGLTDLLAGIDAHRVILTNSPGSGLDAILEHLGLGGVVDEVRTDALKPTRMKGHLDAFLDAAGAADAPEWLMSVGDIWRNDLAPAVERGCVAAYVDAFDRRQGPAHVRAGSLVDLYPAVSDWSSDPSSFIAAHPLKESVQC
- a CDS encoding L,D-transpeptidase is translated as MLLTTATAVLTPVLAACGADPASKEPKKPAEPTVQITPNVENEATGVAVDKVVKVDVAKGRLDEVMLTGAKGTKVRGTITEDGLSWSAGEVLEPTASYTLAVTATGDDGLQKKSQITFSTEDLGLDRQTYPSIAPLNGETVGVGMPIIVTYDLPVKNKAAFEKKMLVESTPEQEGSWYWVSDKEVHYRPRTYWQANSTINVKLNINSVPAGGGIFGQKNREITFKTGDAHIYRANAQTHQMDVFKNGQKIKTIPITTGKEGFITRSGVKVIIEKFKRKTMNSETIGINEGDREYYNMEGVKWAMRLTFSGEFIHGAPWSVAQQGNANVSHGCTGMSDENAKFLYDMTRRGDVVETVGTNREMTFSNGWGDWNTPYEEYRAGSALA
- a CDS encoding cytochrome c oxidase subunit 4; the encoded protein is MKSEAWIFGVCTAFMVLVTPAYWFVTAASSEGGDWTGTSALVMCTLLFTMIWIYLGFHAIRMDPRPEDREDGDIAEGAGEYGFFPPFSWWPLWAGLTFGLVVLAVAMAAWWLVIIAAVLGMLATAGWNFEYYRGEFKH